A window of Chitinophaga sp. MM2321 contains these coding sequences:
- a CDS encoding antibiotic biosynthesis monooxygenase, whose protein sequence is MILEVAVLDVIAGRTPQFEINFNMAKKLISSIEGFADLQLQRCLEQPNRYILLVNWDTLESHTTGFRQSAVYQEWKKLLHEFYNPFPVVQHYELINEA, encoded by the coding sequence ATGATTTTAGAAGTCGCCGTATTAGATGTTATTGCCGGAAGAACACCACAATTTGAGATCAATTTCAATATGGCAAAAAAACTGATCAGCTCCATAGAAGGCTTTGCCGATCTGCAATTACAACGATGCCTGGAACAGCCTAACCGTTATATTCTGCTGGTCAACTGGGATACACTGGAAAGTCATACAACCGGCTTCCGGCAATCTGCTGTATACCAGGAATGGAAAAAATTATTGCATGAGTTTTATAATCCCTTCCCTGTTGTACAGCATTATGAATTAATTAATGAAGCATAG
- a CDS encoding FecR family protein: MLDRTRYIELLKKYLDGTIDDKERIALFEMTVSENIEQPLAEMMEHDFLTHPLEGPDLPVEVSEGILKKIVASEENANKLLIIRHSRKLLMNAFSIAAVVAIIVLGGVFYYYSSSNTLAEQPFEASIPVGNQRKVNNTSVPMEIVLADNSVVKLAPHSTLSFPEHFTGDKREVYLTGEAFFTIAKKNDQPFLVYYNNVVTRVLGTSFNIKTNSITKDVEVSVRTGKVQVIENTYSSNHNKEQEELKSVILVPNQKAMYDIKRREFATSLADSIYPLLNVPNTLNVVQGGQSLPAFFFQKATSLKEIFLQLETVYGIAIIVDNDNIYDCVFTGDISKQEMLEKLHIVCLTIGATYEVNGTTILVTGKGCN; the protein is encoded by the coding sequence ATGCTTGACAGAACGAGATATATTGAATTATTAAAGAAATATTTGGATGGCACTATTGACGATAAAGAGCGTATAGCACTTTTCGAAATGACGGTTAGTGAAAATATAGAGCAGCCGTTGGCCGAAATGATGGAGCATGATTTTCTTACGCATCCATTGGAGGGACCGGATTTGCCGGTAGAAGTATCGGAAGGGATTTTGAAAAAAATAGTCGCTTCTGAAGAAAATGCCAACAAGTTATTAATCATCCGTCATAGTCGTAAACTGCTGATGAATGCATTCTCTATTGCAGCAGTAGTTGCCATTATTGTATTAGGTGGGGTGTTTTATTATTATAGCAGTTCAAATACTCTTGCTGAGCAGCCATTTGAAGCATCTATCCCCGTGGGGAATCAACGAAAGGTGAATAATACGTCCGTACCTATGGAGATTGTATTGGCTGATAACAGTGTTGTAAAACTGGCACCGCATTCCACGTTGAGCTTCCCGGAACATTTTACCGGGGACAAAAGAGAGGTGTATCTGACCGGTGAGGCTTTCTTTACAATTGCCAAAAAGAACGATCAACCTTTCCTGGTATATTATAATAATGTGGTAACCAGGGTATTGGGTACTTCTTTTAATATTAAGACCAACAGTATTACCAAGGATGTGGAAGTGTCTGTAAGAACCGGAAAGGTGCAGGTAATTGAAAATACTTATAGTAGTAATCATAACAAGGAACAGGAAGAATTAAAGAGTGTTATATTGGTCCCTAACCAAAAAGCAATGTATGATATTAAGCGTCGTGAGTTTGCGACGTCACTGGCTGATTCTATTTATCCCTTACTTAATGTCCCTAATACCTTAAATGTTGTTCAAGGTGGGCAATCCTTGCCCGCCTTCTTCTTTCAAAAGGCAACTAGTCTGAAAGAGATCTTCCTACAATTGGAAACTGTTTATGGCATCGCCATTATAGTTGACAATGACAATATTTATGACTGTGTATTTACCGGAGATATTTCAAAACAGGAGATGCTGGAGAAATTACATATTGTTTGCCTGACAATAGGGGCTACATATGAAGTGAATGGCACTACGATTCTGGTGACGGGTAAAGGATGCAACTAA
- a CDS encoding SusC/RagA family TonB-linked outer membrane protein: MKKKQLFVASIFIVMKFTIVQFLVAIVFSSCLFANKIEAQSVLDKSIRLKISNVELYKVFHIIEKQTNARFSYSPNSIDVDQKVTYKTENKKLKALLDEILPPISIGYREVDGQIVLFFNNNDKVPSKKGDAQLINEQPDNAMVADTTITGLVKDETGQVLLGVSVRVAEGGMTTVTGEQGIYRIVVPNLHATLEFSYIGFIPQRIPVNGNKHINVVLKSTATNLSDVVVTALGITREKRSLGYAMASVKGADLSNGASSNVVKSLDGRMSGVNFTQASTDPAGSVFITIRGATSLNLPNSTAKSQPLYIIDGIPLGTTDITNKSGVDFGNLLSQLNPDDIESISVLKGASAGALYGSQAGNGVIMITTKSGKGAKKGLGVSFNTSMAIDHPYNFFETQTMYGSGARTTFYIEGGGYDWGPKMDGSFNIKRWDMVKQAYDSVPFLATQENRLKEYMENGATNNYNAAITGNSEKGSFRFSLGKMHNKGVMPNNYTDRMTVNLNAAYNISKKVKISVSSNYVSQYSPNKSSSNNEVVNQLTSVFLAHFQPIKDMKNIWLNGFEGIKQNAPQYKPNGDPYGDNPYMYTYAEINTYRKDNFFGKAELEWQLASPLKLLLRSGMDYNGDNYEYKLSKGFADSKNADGRYTVQTGNSFSVNSDVMLIWNKDFKKISTSATAGYNYVYGNSYGYSANADRLVRANDFSLSNAVAGTLSTSSDWGIGKTQSGYITTQVGYDNMVYLDLAGRYDESGILEEDKNHHFYPSVSLSWLPSEMVKLPSFINLLKLRGGIAQVGHGIGRPRSNNIFGFNPVDYGAVKILNIGGTLVDPNIKPEVTNSYEGGLDLMLLDRRITVDFTLFKKIHENQQDFIPTSLGTGYGGMLSNIGTVEAKGIELGLTFVPVRTKNVTWDVSAFYTKTDAYITKLSKTYIPNGYTFYNNGPGISIRMAEGDRIGTLWESSVFRRMPSTSKYAGMFILDNTGQWTKSSEEKDRQSIGNYNPDYILGFNTSVRYKNWKLSAVASLRVGGQYVSAVTRRSQTNGHSLLTTGDLVNGPNDYTVGGRDAASGGLAWPDYKDMKYPQMAAQVKTYANYGAYAQDASYFKGVWLKPGGDPDNDEDYVVNGEDPLATFYGLAAQVLGQQYWIFPQTLIQDATNLKIKEVVLEYTVPGKLLKRYRVENLTFGFVGRNIFQWNKSGEKGDPEAAFEGIGVSQGIIGKALPAIATYGFKASVNF, encoded by the coding sequence ATGAAAAAAAAGCAACTCTTCGTTGCCTCAATCTTTATTGTCATGAAGTTTACGATTGTCCAGTTCCTAGTAGCTATCGTATTTTCTTCCTGTTTATTTGCAAATAAAATTGAAGCTCAATCGGTTTTAGATAAGTCGATTCGTTTAAAGATCAGTAATGTGGAGCTGTATAAGGTATTTCACATTATTGAGAAACAAACCAATGCCAGATTTAGCTACAGTCCGAACTCAATTGATGTAGATCAGAAAGTTACGTATAAGACAGAGAACAAGAAGCTGAAAGCCTTGTTGGATGAGATCTTACCACCTATATCTATCGGATATAGGGAGGTCGATGGGCAGATTGTGCTCTTCTTTAATAACAATGACAAGGTACCATCAAAAAAGGGCGACGCTCAGTTGATCAATGAGCAGCCGGATAATGCGATGGTTGCAGATACCACTATTACCGGTTTGGTAAAAGATGAAACCGGGCAAGTACTGCTGGGGGTATCAGTAAGAGTAGCTGAAGGAGGAATGACTACTGTTACCGGTGAACAGGGTATTTACCGTATTGTAGTACCTAACCTGCATGCTACCCTGGAGTTCAGTTATATAGGATTTATACCACAACGGATTCCGGTAAACGGCAATAAGCATATAAATGTAGTACTGAAGTCTACCGCTACCAATTTGAGTGATGTGGTGGTAACCGCGTTGGGTATTACCCGCGAAAAGCGTTCATTGGGTTATGCCATGGCAAGTGTAAAAGGTGCAGACCTGTCTAATGGTGCTAGTTCCAATGTGGTGAAATCACTGGATGGCCGGATGAGCGGGGTTAACTTTACACAGGCGAGTACAGATCCGGCAGGTTCTGTATTTATTACCATTCGTGGGGCAACCAGTTTAAATTTGCCTAATTCTACCGCTAAAAGTCAGCCGCTCTATATTATAGATGGTATTCCTTTAGGGACTACAGACATTACCAATAAGAGCGGGGTGGATTTCGGGAACCTGCTTTCCCAGTTGAATCCGGATGATATTGAAAGTATCTCCGTGCTGAAAGGTGCAAGTGCAGGTGCGTTGTATGGCTCACAAGCTGGTAACGGGGTAATCATGATCACTACCAAATCCGGTAAGGGAGCAAAGAAGGGTTTAGGCGTATCGTTTAATACTTCTATGGCGATAGATCATCCTTATAACTTCTTTGAAACCCAGACGATGTATGGTTCAGGTGCAAGAACTACCTTTTATATTGAAGGTGGTGGCTATGATTGGGGTCCTAAAATGGATGGTTCTTTCAATATTAAGCGTTGGGATATGGTGAAACAGGCATATGATTCTGTACCATTTCTGGCTACACAGGAAAACCGTTTGAAGGAGTACATGGAGAATGGAGCCACTAATAACTATAACGCAGCTATTACTGGTAATTCAGAGAAAGGGTCGTTCCGGTTTTCATTAGGTAAGATGCACAACAAAGGGGTGATGCCTAATAACTATACCGACCGTATGACCGTAAATCTGAATGCGGCCTATAACATTTCCAAAAAGGTAAAGATCTCTGTTAGCAGTAACTATGTATCCCAATACTCTCCTAACAAATCATCTTCCAACAATGAAGTAGTAAACCAGCTGACTTCTGTATTCCTGGCACATTTTCAGCCCATCAAAGATATGAAGAACATCTGGCTGAATGGTTTTGAGGGTATTAAACAGAATGCACCACAATATAAACCCAATGGAGATCCTTACGGGGATAATCCATATATGTATACTTATGCAGAAATCAATACTTACCGTAAGGATAATTTCTTTGGAAAAGCAGAACTGGAATGGCAACTGGCCTCTCCGCTCAAATTGTTGTTAAGGTCTGGTATGGACTATAATGGCGACAACTATGAGTACAAGTTATCCAAAGGGTTTGCTGATTCCAAGAACGCAGATGGCCGGTATACTGTGCAGACGGGGAATTCCTTTTCTGTGAATTCTGATGTGATGTTGATCTGGAATAAAGACTTTAAGAAGATCTCTACAAGTGCCACTGCTGGTTATAACTATGTGTATGGTAATTCTTATGGTTATTCAGCGAATGCAGACAGACTGGTACGTGCCAACGATTTCAGTTTGAGTAATGCGGTAGCAGGTACTTTATCTACCAGTAGTGACTGGGGCATTGGCAAAACGCAAAGCGGCTATATCACTACACAGGTAGGCTATGATAATATGGTATACCTGGATCTGGCGGGTCGTTATGACGAGAGTGGTATCCTGGAAGAAGATAAGAACCATCATTTTTATCCTTCTGTATCCCTTAGCTGGTTACCGTCAGAGATGGTGAAACTGCCGTCATTCATTAACCTGTTGAAATTAAGAGGTGGTATTGCGCAGGTAGGTCATGGTATTGGTCGTCCGCGGAGTAACAATATTTTCGGCTTTAACCCGGTTGATTACGGTGCCGTAAAGATCCTGAATATAGGTGGTACACTGGTAGATCCTAATATTAAACCAGAGGTGACAAATTCTTATGAAGGAGGATTGGACCTGATGTTGCTTGACAGACGGATCACTGTTGATTTTACATTGTTCAAAAAGATCCATGAAAACCAGCAGGATTTTATACCTACTTCCCTGGGAACGGGTTATGGAGGTATGTTGTCTAACATTGGAACAGTGGAAGCCAAAGGTATAGAGCTGGGTTTAACTTTTGTACCGGTAAGAACGAAAAATGTGACCTGGGATGTATCAGCATTTTATACCAAAACGGATGCATATATCACCAAGTTGTCCAAGACTTATATTCCTAATGGGTATACTTTCTATAATAACGGTCCTGGTATCAGTATCAGGATGGCGGAAGGTGACAGGATTGGCACCTTATGGGAAAGTAGTGTATTCAGGCGGATGCCTTCCACAAGCAAGTATGCTGGTATGTTTATTCTGGATAATACGGGTCAGTGGACGAAGTCGAGCGAAGAAAAAGACAGACAATCTATTGGTAACTACAACCCGGATTATATACTTGGATTTAATACATCTGTACGTTACAAAAACTGGAAATTATCAGCAGTGGCCAGTTTGCGTGTAGGTGGACAGTATGTTTCCGCTGTTACCAGGCGTTCTCAAACCAATGGTCACTCTTTACTGACTACCGGTGATCTGGTAAATGGTCCGAATGATTATACTGTGGGTGGTCGTGATGCTGCCAGTGGCGGTTTAGCATGGCCTGACTATAAGGATATGAAATATCCGCAGATGGCTGCACAGGTAAAGACTTATGCTAATTATGGTGCGTATGCACAGGATGCTTCTTACTTTAAAGGGGTATGGTTAAAGCCGGGTGGTGATCCAGACAATGATGAAGATTATGTAGTGAATGGGGAAGATCCATTGGCTACTTTCTACGGATTAGCAGCACAGGTATTGGGACAACAGTATTGGATATTCCCGCAGACGCTGATCCAGGATGCTACTAACCTTAAGATTAAAGAAGTGGTATTGGAATATACTGTTCCGGGTAAACTCCTGAAACGTTACCGTGTGGAGAACCTGACCTTTGGTTTTGTAGGAAGAAATATATTCCAATGGAATAAAAGCGGAGAGAAAGGGGATCCGGAAGCAGCCTTCGAAGGAATTGGTGTGAGCCAGGGAATCATTGGCAAGGCATTGCCTGCTATTGCAACTTATGGATTTAAAGCATCGGTTAACTTTTAG